From Anaerohalosphaera lusitana, one genomic window encodes:
- a CDS encoding InlB B-repeat-containing protein: protein MKSNKNMTRSRLYPVALVGMGLQMCIFALLATVSPVQAATGEYSLMVQRSPVDGGTVTPDAGVHSYNKAEKTTITASPRPGYRFAGWLGDVGNNSSASTTITVDSPKMVVAVFQREDEEETVILTEEQSPQSQASGPLHRNSRGVGAGGGASPAGGGFPIASGDDDPEIIPVDPPETPEIPEPATILLLGAGGLLLRRRPRQK from the coding sequence ATGAAAAGTAATAAAAATATGACCAGGTCGCGGCTATACCCTGTCGCTTTAGTCGGTATGGGCCTTCAGATGTGCATTTTTGCACTGCTGGCGACCGTTTCCCCCGTTCAGGCCGCGACCGGCGAATACTCGCTGATGGTTCAGCGAAGCCCCGTCGACGGCGGCACGGTTACCCCCGATGCAGGCGTACACAGCTACAATAAAGCCGAAAAAACTACCATAACTGCAAGCCCACGCCCGGGTTACAGATTTGCAGGCTGGCTCGGCGACGTAGGAAACAACTCCAGCGCCAGCACCACAATTACCGTTGACTCACCAAAAATGGTTGTCGCCGTCTTCCAGCGCGAAGACGAAGAAGAAACAGTAATCCTCACTGAAGAACAATCCCCCCAAAGTCAGGCATCAGGCCCGCTGCATCGTAACAGCCGCGGTGTTGGTGCCGGCGGCGGCGCAAGTCCCGCAGGCGGCGGTTTTCCTATCGCCAGCGGTGATGATGATCCGGAAATTATACCTGTCGACCCGCCTGAGACACCTGAAATCCCCGAACCTGCGACAATTCTGCTGCTAGGTGCAGGCGGGCTGCTCCTGCGAAGAAGACCCCGGCAGAAATAA
- a CDS encoding winged helix-turn-helix domain-containing protein: MHISEIKYGDLQKLKEKARIETNAKQRDRYRVVALALEGWQTKAIMTKLDRSKNFVQRWCYFYRDGGIEAIAPKRQSGRPTKLPRKKEPELIKRIQDGPTDSDGGVCVLRGRDIRRILEREFGVKYSLFGVYDLMHRLGLSCLKPRPKHRKNDPEKMQQWLEQAPFLSKKSEQKTPKRKLRSGSRTKCE; encoded by the coding sequence ATGCACATCAGTGAGATCAAGTACGGTGACCTGCAAAAGTTAAAAGAAAAAGCTCGGATTGAAACCAATGCAAAGCAGCGAGATCGATATCGGGTGGTAGCCCTGGCATTGGAGGGATGGCAAACAAAAGCGATCATGACAAAACTTGATCGCAGCAAAAACTTCGTTCAGCGATGGTGTTATTTCTACCGTGATGGCGGCATTGAGGCTATCGCACCAAAACGTCAAAGCGGCAGGCCTACAAAACTGCCACGCAAAAAAGAGCCTGAGTTGATCAAGCGAATTCAAGATGGACCAACCGATTCAGACGGTGGTGTATGTGTGCTACGCGGCAGAGACATAAGACGGATTCTTGAAAGAGAATTTGGCGTAAAATATTCGCTCTTCGGCGTCTATGATCTAATGCATAGATTGGGGCTTTCATGTCTAAAACCAAGGCCTAAGCACCGAAAGAACGATCCGGAAAAAATGCAGCAGTGGTTGGAGCAAGCCCCCTTTTTGTCCAAAAAGTCCGAACAGAAAACCCCGAAAAGAAAATTGAGATCTGGTTCCAGGACGAAGTGCGAATAG
- a CDS encoding IS630 family transposase, with amino-acid sequence MVGASPLFVQKVRTENPEKKIEIWFQDEVRIGQQGTLTNVWAPKGSRPTAVKQTEYDWVYIFGAVNPVNGKSSAVITPTVNTDYMNHHLRFISEEAGKDVHVVLVLDQAGWHIAKQLVVPKNISLLHLPAYSPELNPIERLWAYMKSHYLSNRIYKNYEEIFNAGTVAWNNITSEMFCSICNTEWIKHEN; translated from the coding sequence GTGGTTGGAGCAAGCCCCCTTTTTGTCCAAAAAGTCCGAACAGAAAACCCCGAAAAGAAAATTGAGATCTGGTTCCAGGACGAAGTGCGAATAGGCCAGCAAGGAACACTGACCAATGTTTGGGCTCCAAAAGGATCCAGGCCTACAGCAGTAAAGCAGACCGAGTATGATTGGGTATATATTTTTGGAGCTGTCAATCCTGTCAATGGCAAATCGTCGGCTGTGATTACTCCGACTGTTAACACTGATTATATGAATCACCACCTGAGATTTATAAGCGAGGAGGCAGGCAAAGATGTACATGTGGTTCTGGTTCTTGATCAGGCTGGTTGGCATATCGCTAAACAGTTGGTTGTGCCGAAGAATATCAGCCTGCTTCACCTGCCTGCATACAGTCCGGAATTGAATCCGATAGAACGTCTTTGGGCCTATATGAAGAGTCACTACTTGAGCAACCGCATTTACAAAAATTATGAGGAAATATTCAACGCAGGAACAGTTGCATGGAACAATATAACCTCAGAAATGTTCTGCTCAATATGCAATACTGAATGGATTAAGCATGAGAATTAA
- a CDS encoding co-chaperone GroES — protein MDDASDSFETVEPIGMRVVIRKDEDKKETKGGIQLPDNIEIPTITGRIVSVSAEVEITAELPLKQYDKVLFNPKGAIPVDFEGDNRLFVVDVENVVAVFRKT, from the coding sequence ATGGATGACGCTTCCGACAGCTTTGAGACCGTCGAGCCGATCGGCATGCGGGTGGTTATCCGCAAAGACGAGGACAAAAAGGAAACCAAGGGCGGCATTCAACTGCCGGACAACATCGAGATACCAACGATAACGGGCAGGATAGTGTCGGTTTCCGCGGAAGTGGAGATCACAGCAGAACTGCCGTTGAAGCAGTATGACAAGGTGCTTTTCAATCCAAAAGGCGCGATCCCGGTAGATTTCGAAGGCGACAACCGCCTGTTCGTAGTAGACGTGGAAAACGTAGTAGCAGTCTTCCGCAAGACCTGA